A single genomic interval of Orcinus orca chromosome 19, mOrcOrc1.1, whole genome shotgun sequence harbors:
- the MYO1C gene encoding unconventional myosin-Ic isoform X1, whose protein sequence is MALQVELIPTGEIIRVVHPHRPCKLALGSDGVRVTMESALTARDRVGVQDFVLLENFTSEAAFIENLRRRFRENLIYTYIGPVLVSVNPYRDLQIYSRQHMERYRGVSFYEVPPHLFAVADTAYRALRTERRDQAVMISGESGAGKTEATKRLLQFYAETCPAPERGGAVRDRLLQSNPVLEAFGNAKTLRNDNSSRFGKYMDVQFDFKGAPVGGHILSYLLEKSRVVHQNHGERNFHIFYQLLEGGEEETLRRLGLERNPQSYLYLVKGQCAKVSSINDKNDWKVVRKALTVIDFTEDEVEDLLSIVASVLHLGNIHFAADEESNAQVTTENQLKYLTRLLGVEGSTLREALTHRKIIAKGEELLSPLNLEQAAYARDALAKAVYSRTFTWLVAKINRSLASKDAESPSWRSTTVLGLLDIYGFEVFQNNSFEQFCINYCNEKLQQLFIELTLKSEQEEYEAEGIAWEPVQYFNNKIICDLVEEKFKGIISILDEECLRPGEATDLTFLEKLEDTVKHHPHFLTHKLADQRTRKSLGRGEFRLLHYAGEVTYNVTGFLDKNNDLLFRNLKEAMCSSENPIMSQCFDRSELSDKKRPETVATQFKMSLLQLVEILKSKEPAYVRCIKPNDAKQPGRFDEVLIRHQVKYLGLMENLRVRRAGFAYRRKYEAFLQRYKSLCPETWPIWAGRPQDGVAVLVRHLGYKPEEYKMGRTKIFIRFPKTLFATEDALEVRRQSLATKIQATWRGFHWRQKFLRVKRSAICIQSWWRGTLGRRKAAKRKWAAQTIRRLIRGFILRHAPRCPENAFFLDHVRTSFLLNLRRQLPRNILDTSWPTPPPALREASELLRELCRKNMVWKYCRSISPEWKQQLQQKAVASEIFKGKKDNYPQSVPRLFISTRLGADEISPKVLQALGSEPIQYAVPVVKYDRKGYKPRSRQLLLTPNAVVIVEDAKVKQRIEYANLTGISVSSLSDSLFVLHVQREDNKQKGDVVLQSDHVIETLTKTALSADRVNNININQGSITFAGGPGRDGIIDFTTGSELLVTKAKNGHLAVVAPRLNSR, encoded by the exons gccctgggcagtgaCGGGGTGCGGGTGACCATGGAGAGTGCACTGACCGCCCGTGACCGGGTCGGGGTACAGGATTTCGTGCTGCTGGAGAACTTCACCAGCGAGGCAGCCTTCATTGAAAACCTGCGGCGACGCTTCCGGGAGAACCTCATCTAC ACCTACATTGGCCCCGTGCTGGTCTCTGTCAACCCCTACCGGGACCTACAGATCTACAGCCGGCAGCACATGGAGCGCTACCGGGGCGTCAGCTTCTATGAGGTGCCACCCCACCT GTTCGCGGTGGCTGACACTGCATACCGGGCACTGCGCACGGAGCGCCGGGACCAGGCCGTGATGATCTCTGGGGAAAGCGGGGCAGGCAAGACAGAGGCCACCAAGCGGCTGCTGCAGTTCTATGCTGAGACCTGCCCAGCCCCTGAGCGAGGCGGTGCCGTGCGTGACCGGCTGCTGCAGAGCAACCCCGTGCTGGAG GCCTTCGGAAATGCCAAGACCCTCCGGAACGATAACTCTAGCAGGTTCGGGAAGTACATGGACGTGCAGTTTGACTTCAAG GGCGCCCCTGTGGGTGGCCACATCCTCAGTTACCTCCTGGAGAAGTCCCGGGTGGTGCACCAGAATCACGGGGAGAGGAACTTCCACATCTTCTACCAGCTGCTGGAGGGGGGCGAGGAGGAGACACTGCGCAGGCTGGGCCTGGAACGGAACCCCCAGAGCTACCTGTACCTGGTGAAG GGCCAGTGCGCCAAAGTCTCCTCCATCAACGACAAGAACGATTGGAAGGTTGTCAGGAAGGCTCTGACGGTCATCGACTTCACCGAGGATGAGGTGGAG GACCTGCTGAGCATCGTGGCCAGTGTCCTGCATCTGGGCAACATCCACTTTGCTGCCGACGAAGAGAGCAACGCCCAGGTCACAACCGAGAACCAGCTCAAGTATCTGACCCGG CTCCTTGGTGTGGAAGGCTCAACGTTGCGGGAAGCCCTGACGCACAGGAAGATCATCGCCAAGGGCGAAGAG ctcctgagCCCGCTAAACCTAGAACAGGCTGCCTACGCGCGAGACGCCCTCGCCAAGGCCGTGTACAGTCGCACCTTTACCTGGCTGGTCGCGAAGATCAACAGGTCGCTGGCCTCCAAG GATGCTGAGAGCCCCAGCTGGCGGAGCACCACGGTCCTCGGGCTCCTGGACATTTATGGCTTCGAAGTGTTTCAGAACAACAG CTTTGAGCAGTTCTGCATCAattactgcaatgagaagctgcaGCAGCTCTTCATTGAGCTCACCCTCAAGTCGGAACAGGAGGAGTATGAGGCAGAGGGCATCGCG TGGGAGCCTGTCCAGTATTTCAACAACAAGATCATCTGTGACCTGGTGGAGGAGAAGTTCAAGGGCATCATCTCCATTTTG GATGAGGAGTGTCTGCGCCCCGGGGAGGCCACGGACCTGACCTTCCTGGAGAAGCTGGAGGACACCGTCAAACACCATCCACACTTCCTGAC GCACAAGCTGGCTGACCAGCGGACCAGGAAATCTCTGGGCCGCGGGGAGTTCCGCCTGCTGCACTATGCTGGGGAGGTGACCTACAACGTGACCG GGTTTCTGGATAAAAACAATGACCTTCTCTTCCGGAACCTGAAGGAG GCCATGTGCAGCTCGGAAAATCCCATCATGAGCCAGTGCTTCGACCGGAGCGAGCTCAGTGACAAGAAGCGGCCAGAGACG GTGGCCACCCAGTTCAAGATGAGCCTCCTGCAGCTGGTGGAGATCCTGAAGTCTAAGGAGCCTGCCTACGTCCGCTGCATCAAGCCCAATGACGCCAAGCAGCCCG GCCGCTTTGACGAGGTGCTGATCCGGCACCAGGTGAAGTACCTGGGGCTGATGGAGAACCTGCGCGTGCGCAGAGCCGGCTTTGCCTATCGCCGCAAATACGAGGctttcctgcagag GTACAAGTCACTGTGCCCAGAGACATGGCCCATATGGGCAGGACGGCCCCAGGATGGGGTGGCTGTGCTGGTCAGACACCTCGGCTACAAGCCGGAAGAGTACAAGATGGGCAG GACCAAGATCTTCATCCGCTTCCCCAAGACCCTGTTTGCCACAGAGGACGCCTTGGAGGTCCGGCGGCAGAGCCTGG CCACGAAGATCCAGGCCACCTGGAGGGGCTTTCACTGGCGGCAGAAATTCCTCCGGGTGAAGCGATCAG CCATCTGCATCCAGTCGTGGTGGCGAGGAACCCTGGGCCGGAGGAAGGCAGCCAAGAGGAAGTGGGCAGCACAGACCATCCGGCG GCTCATCCGCGGCTTCATTCTGCGCCACGCACCCCGTTGCCCCGAGAATGCCTTCTTCCTGGATCACGTGCGCACCTCTTTTTTGCTCAACTTGCGGCGGCAGCTGCCCCGGAATATCCTGGACACTTCCTGGCCCACGCCGCCACCTGCCCTGCGTGAG GCCTCGGAACTGCTGCGGGAGCTGTGCCGGAAGAATATGGTGTGGAAGTACTGCCGGAGCATCAGCCCTGAGTGGAAGCAGCAG CTGCAGCAGAAAGCCGTGGCTAGTGAGATCTTCAAGGGCAAGAAGGACAATTACCCCCAGAGTGTCCCCAGGCTCTTCATCAGCACACGGCTTG GCGCAGATGAGATCAGCCCCAAAGTGCTGCAGGCCCTGGGCTCTGAGCCCATCCAG TACGCGGTGCCTGTCGTGAAATATGACCGCAAGGGCTACAAGCCCCGCTCGCGGCAGCTGCTGCTGACGCCCAATGCCGTGGTCATTGTGGAGGATGCCAAAGTCAAGCAGAGGATTGAGTACGCCAACCTGACCG GAATCTCCGTCAGCAGCCTGAGCGACAGCCTCTTTGTGCTCCACGTGCAGCGTGAGGACAATAAGCAGAAG GGGGACGTGGTGCTGCAGAGTGACCATGTGATTGAGACACTGACCAAGACAGCCCTCAGCGCCGACCGCGTGAATAACATCAACATCAACCAGGGCAG CATCACGTTCGCAGGGGGTCCCGGCAGGGATGGCATCATCGACTTCACGACCGGCTCAGAGCTGCTCGTCACCAAGGCCAAGAACGGGCACCTggctgtg GTGGCCCCACGGCTGAACTCTCGGTGA
- the MYO1C gene encoding unconventional myosin-Ic isoform X2: MRYRASALGSDGVRVTMESALTARDRVGVQDFVLLENFTSEAAFIENLRRRFRENLIYTYIGPVLVSVNPYRDLQIYSRQHMERYRGVSFYEVPPHLFAVADTAYRALRTERRDQAVMISGESGAGKTEATKRLLQFYAETCPAPERGGAVRDRLLQSNPVLEAFGNAKTLRNDNSSRFGKYMDVQFDFKGAPVGGHILSYLLEKSRVVHQNHGERNFHIFYQLLEGGEEETLRRLGLERNPQSYLYLVKGQCAKVSSINDKNDWKVVRKALTVIDFTEDEVEDLLSIVASVLHLGNIHFAADEESNAQVTTENQLKYLTRLLGVEGSTLREALTHRKIIAKGEELLSPLNLEQAAYARDALAKAVYSRTFTWLVAKINRSLASKDAESPSWRSTTVLGLLDIYGFEVFQNNSFEQFCINYCNEKLQQLFIELTLKSEQEEYEAEGIAWEPVQYFNNKIICDLVEEKFKGIISILDEECLRPGEATDLTFLEKLEDTVKHHPHFLTHKLADQRTRKSLGRGEFRLLHYAGEVTYNVTGFLDKNNDLLFRNLKEAMCSSENPIMSQCFDRSELSDKKRPETVATQFKMSLLQLVEILKSKEPAYVRCIKPNDAKQPGRFDEVLIRHQVKYLGLMENLRVRRAGFAYRRKYEAFLQRYKSLCPETWPIWAGRPQDGVAVLVRHLGYKPEEYKMGRTKIFIRFPKTLFATEDALEVRRQSLATKIQATWRGFHWRQKFLRVKRSAICIQSWWRGTLGRRKAAKRKWAAQTIRRLIRGFILRHAPRCPENAFFLDHVRTSFLLNLRRQLPRNILDTSWPTPPPALREASELLRELCRKNMVWKYCRSISPEWKQQLQQKAVASEIFKGKKDNYPQSVPRLFISTRLGADEISPKVLQALGSEPIQYAVPVVKYDRKGYKPRSRQLLLTPNAVVIVEDAKVKQRIEYANLTGISVSSLSDSLFVLHVQREDNKQKGDVVLQSDHVIETLTKTALSADRVNNININQGSITFAGGPGRDGIIDFTTGSELLVTKAKNGHLAVVAPRLNSR, encoded by the exons ATGCGCTACCGAGCGTCG gccctgggcagtgaCGGGGTGCGGGTGACCATGGAGAGTGCACTGACCGCCCGTGACCGGGTCGGGGTACAGGATTTCGTGCTGCTGGAGAACTTCACCAGCGAGGCAGCCTTCATTGAAAACCTGCGGCGACGCTTCCGGGAGAACCTCATCTAC ACCTACATTGGCCCCGTGCTGGTCTCTGTCAACCCCTACCGGGACCTACAGATCTACAGCCGGCAGCACATGGAGCGCTACCGGGGCGTCAGCTTCTATGAGGTGCCACCCCACCT GTTCGCGGTGGCTGACACTGCATACCGGGCACTGCGCACGGAGCGCCGGGACCAGGCCGTGATGATCTCTGGGGAAAGCGGGGCAGGCAAGACAGAGGCCACCAAGCGGCTGCTGCAGTTCTATGCTGAGACCTGCCCAGCCCCTGAGCGAGGCGGTGCCGTGCGTGACCGGCTGCTGCAGAGCAACCCCGTGCTGGAG GCCTTCGGAAATGCCAAGACCCTCCGGAACGATAACTCTAGCAGGTTCGGGAAGTACATGGACGTGCAGTTTGACTTCAAG GGCGCCCCTGTGGGTGGCCACATCCTCAGTTACCTCCTGGAGAAGTCCCGGGTGGTGCACCAGAATCACGGGGAGAGGAACTTCCACATCTTCTACCAGCTGCTGGAGGGGGGCGAGGAGGAGACACTGCGCAGGCTGGGCCTGGAACGGAACCCCCAGAGCTACCTGTACCTGGTGAAG GGCCAGTGCGCCAAAGTCTCCTCCATCAACGACAAGAACGATTGGAAGGTTGTCAGGAAGGCTCTGACGGTCATCGACTTCACCGAGGATGAGGTGGAG GACCTGCTGAGCATCGTGGCCAGTGTCCTGCATCTGGGCAACATCCACTTTGCTGCCGACGAAGAGAGCAACGCCCAGGTCACAACCGAGAACCAGCTCAAGTATCTGACCCGG CTCCTTGGTGTGGAAGGCTCAACGTTGCGGGAAGCCCTGACGCACAGGAAGATCATCGCCAAGGGCGAAGAG ctcctgagCCCGCTAAACCTAGAACAGGCTGCCTACGCGCGAGACGCCCTCGCCAAGGCCGTGTACAGTCGCACCTTTACCTGGCTGGTCGCGAAGATCAACAGGTCGCTGGCCTCCAAG GATGCTGAGAGCCCCAGCTGGCGGAGCACCACGGTCCTCGGGCTCCTGGACATTTATGGCTTCGAAGTGTTTCAGAACAACAG CTTTGAGCAGTTCTGCATCAattactgcaatgagaagctgcaGCAGCTCTTCATTGAGCTCACCCTCAAGTCGGAACAGGAGGAGTATGAGGCAGAGGGCATCGCG TGGGAGCCTGTCCAGTATTTCAACAACAAGATCATCTGTGACCTGGTGGAGGAGAAGTTCAAGGGCATCATCTCCATTTTG GATGAGGAGTGTCTGCGCCCCGGGGAGGCCACGGACCTGACCTTCCTGGAGAAGCTGGAGGACACCGTCAAACACCATCCACACTTCCTGAC GCACAAGCTGGCTGACCAGCGGACCAGGAAATCTCTGGGCCGCGGGGAGTTCCGCCTGCTGCACTATGCTGGGGAGGTGACCTACAACGTGACCG GGTTTCTGGATAAAAACAATGACCTTCTCTTCCGGAACCTGAAGGAG GCCATGTGCAGCTCGGAAAATCCCATCATGAGCCAGTGCTTCGACCGGAGCGAGCTCAGTGACAAGAAGCGGCCAGAGACG GTGGCCACCCAGTTCAAGATGAGCCTCCTGCAGCTGGTGGAGATCCTGAAGTCTAAGGAGCCTGCCTACGTCCGCTGCATCAAGCCCAATGACGCCAAGCAGCCCG GCCGCTTTGACGAGGTGCTGATCCGGCACCAGGTGAAGTACCTGGGGCTGATGGAGAACCTGCGCGTGCGCAGAGCCGGCTTTGCCTATCGCCGCAAATACGAGGctttcctgcagag GTACAAGTCACTGTGCCCAGAGACATGGCCCATATGGGCAGGACGGCCCCAGGATGGGGTGGCTGTGCTGGTCAGACACCTCGGCTACAAGCCGGAAGAGTACAAGATGGGCAG GACCAAGATCTTCATCCGCTTCCCCAAGACCCTGTTTGCCACAGAGGACGCCTTGGAGGTCCGGCGGCAGAGCCTGG CCACGAAGATCCAGGCCACCTGGAGGGGCTTTCACTGGCGGCAGAAATTCCTCCGGGTGAAGCGATCAG CCATCTGCATCCAGTCGTGGTGGCGAGGAACCCTGGGCCGGAGGAAGGCAGCCAAGAGGAAGTGGGCAGCACAGACCATCCGGCG GCTCATCCGCGGCTTCATTCTGCGCCACGCACCCCGTTGCCCCGAGAATGCCTTCTTCCTGGATCACGTGCGCACCTCTTTTTTGCTCAACTTGCGGCGGCAGCTGCCCCGGAATATCCTGGACACTTCCTGGCCCACGCCGCCACCTGCCCTGCGTGAG GCCTCGGAACTGCTGCGGGAGCTGTGCCGGAAGAATATGGTGTGGAAGTACTGCCGGAGCATCAGCCCTGAGTGGAAGCAGCAG CTGCAGCAGAAAGCCGTGGCTAGTGAGATCTTCAAGGGCAAGAAGGACAATTACCCCCAGAGTGTCCCCAGGCTCTTCATCAGCACACGGCTTG GCGCAGATGAGATCAGCCCCAAAGTGCTGCAGGCCCTGGGCTCTGAGCCCATCCAG TACGCGGTGCCTGTCGTGAAATATGACCGCAAGGGCTACAAGCCCCGCTCGCGGCAGCTGCTGCTGACGCCCAATGCCGTGGTCATTGTGGAGGATGCCAAAGTCAAGCAGAGGATTGAGTACGCCAACCTGACCG GAATCTCCGTCAGCAGCCTGAGCGACAGCCTCTTTGTGCTCCACGTGCAGCGTGAGGACAATAAGCAGAAG GGGGACGTGGTGCTGCAGAGTGACCATGTGATTGAGACACTGACCAAGACAGCCCTCAGCGCCGACCGCGTGAATAACATCAACATCAACCAGGGCAG CATCACGTTCGCAGGGGGTCCCGGCAGGGATGGCATCATCGACTTCACGACCGGCTCAGAGCTGCTCGTCACCAAGGCCAAGAACGGGCACCTggctgtg GTGGCCCCACGGCTGAACTCTCGGTGA
- the MYO1C gene encoding unconventional myosin-Ic isoform X3: MESALTARDRVGVQDFVLLENFTSEAAFIENLRRRFRENLIYTYIGPVLVSVNPYRDLQIYSRQHMERYRGVSFYEVPPHLFAVADTAYRALRTERRDQAVMISGESGAGKTEATKRLLQFYAETCPAPERGGAVRDRLLQSNPVLEAFGNAKTLRNDNSSRFGKYMDVQFDFKGAPVGGHILSYLLEKSRVVHQNHGERNFHIFYQLLEGGEEETLRRLGLERNPQSYLYLVKGQCAKVSSINDKNDWKVVRKALTVIDFTEDEVEDLLSIVASVLHLGNIHFAADEESNAQVTTENQLKYLTRLLGVEGSTLREALTHRKIIAKGEELLSPLNLEQAAYARDALAKAVYSRTFTWLVAKINRSLASKDAESPSWRSTTVLGLLDIYGFEVFQNNSFEQFCINYCNEKLQQLFIELTLKSEQEEYEAEGIAWEPVQYFNNKIICDLVEEKFKGIISILDEECLRPGEATDLTFLEKLEDTVKHHPHFLTHKLADQRTRKSLGRGEFRLLHYAGEVTYNVTGFLDKNNDLLFRNLKEAMCSSENPIMSQCFDRSELSDKKRPETVATQFKMSLLQLVEILKSKEPAYVRCIKPNDAKQPGRFDEVLIRHQVKYLGLMENLRVRRAGFAYRRKYEAFLQRYKSLCPETWPIWAGRPQDGVAVLVRHLGYKPEEYKMGRTKIFIRFPKTLFATEDALEVRRQSLATKIQATWRGFHWRQKFLRVKRSAICIQSWWRGTLGRRKAAKRKWAAQTIRRLIRGFILRHAPRCPENAFFLDHVRTSFLLNLRRQLPRNILDTSWPTPPPALREASELLRELCRKNMVWKYCRSISPEWKQQLQQKAVASEIFKGKKDNYPQSVPRLFISTRLGADEISPKVLQALGSEPIQYAVPVVKYDRKGYKPRSRQLLLTPNAVVIVEDAKVKQRIEYANLTGISVSSLSDSLFVLHVQREDNKQKGDVVLQSDHVIETLTKTALSADRVNNININQGSITFAGGPGRDGIIDFTTGSELLVTKAKNGHLAVVAPRLNSR; this comes from the exons ATGGAGAGTGCACTGACCGCCCGTGACCGGGTCGGGGTACAGGATTTCGTGCTGCTGGAGAACTTCACCAGCGAGGCAGCCTTCATTGAAAACCTGCGGCGACGCTTCCGGGAGAACCTCATCTAC ACCTACATTGGCCCCGTGCTGGTCTCTGTCAACCCCTACCGGGACCTACAGATCTACAGCCGGCAGCACATGGAGCGCTACCGGGGCGTCAGCTTCTATGAGGTGCCACCCCACCT GTTCGCGGTGGCTGACACTGCATACCGGGCACTGCGCACGGAGCGCCGGGACCAGGCCGTGATGATCTCTGGGGAAAGCGGGGCAGGCAAGACAGAGGCCACCAAGCGGCTGCTGCAGTTCTATGCTGAGACCTGCCCAGCCCCTGAGCGAGGCGGTGCCGTGCGTGACCGGCTGCTGCAGAGCAACCCCGTGCTGGAG GCCTTCGGAAATGCCAAGACCCTCCGGAACGATAACTCTAGCAGGTTCGGGAAGTACATGGACGTGCAGTTTGACTTCAAG GGCGCCCCTGTGGGTGGCCACATCCTCAGTTACCTCCTGGAGAAGTCCCGGGTGGTGCACCAGAATCACGGGGAGAGGAACTTCCACATCTTCTACCAGCTGCTGGAGGGGGGCGAGGAGGAGACACTGCGCAGGCTGGGCCTGGAACGGAACCCCCAGAGCTACCTGTACCTGGTGAAG GGCCAGTGCGCCAAAGTCTCCTCCATCAACGACAAGAACGATTGGAAGGTTGTCAGGAAGGCTCTGACGGTCATCGACTTCACCGAGGATGAGGTGGAG GACCTGCTGAGCATCGTGGCCAGTGTCCTGCATCTGGGCAACATCCACTTTGCTGCCGACGAAGAGAGCAACGCCCAGGTCACAACCGAGAACCAGCTCAAGTATCTGACCCGG CTCCTTGGTGTGGAAGGCTCAACGTTGCGGGAAGCCCTGACGCACAGGAAGATCATCGCCAAGGGCGAAGAG ctcctgagCCCGCTAAACCTAGAACAGGCTGCCTACGCGCGAGACGCCCTCGCCAAGGCCGTGTACAGTCGCACCTTTACCTGGCTGGTCGCGAAGATCAACAGGTCGCTGGCCTCCAAG GATGCTGAGAGCCCCAGCTGGCGGAGCACCACGGTCCTCGGGCTCCTGGACATTTATGGCTTCGAAGTGTTTCAGAACAACAG CTTTGAGCAGTTCTGCATCAattactgcaatgagaagctgcaGCAGCTCTTCATTGAGCTCACCCTCAAGTCGGAACAGGAGGAGTATGAGGCAGAGGGCATCGCG TGGGAGCCTGTCCAGTATTTCAACAACAAGATCATCTGTGACCTGGTGGAGGAGAAGTTCAAGGGCATCATCTCCATTTTG GATGAGGAGTGTCTGCGCCCCGGGGAGGCCACGGACCTGACCTTCCTGGAGAAGCTGGAGGACACCGTCAAACACCATCCACACTTCCTGAC GCACAAGCTGGCTGACCAGCGGACCAGGAAATCTCTGGGCCGCGGGGAGTTCCGCCTGCTGCACTATGCTGGGGAGGTGACCTACAACGTGACCG GGTTTCTGGATAAAAACAATGACCTTCTCTTCCGGAACCTGAAGGAG GCCATGTGCAGCTCGGAAAATCCCATCATGAGCCAGTGCTTCGACCGGAGCGAGCTCAGTGACAAGAAGCGGCCAGAGACG GTGGCCACCCAGTTCAAGATGAGCCTCCTGCAGCTGGTGGAGATCCTGAAGTCTAAGGAGCCTGCCTACGTCCGCTGCATCAAGCCCAATGACGCCAAGCAGCCCG GCCGCTTTGACGAGGTGCTGATCCGGCACCAGGTGAAGTACCTGGGGCTGATGGAGAACCTGCGCGTGCGCAGAGCCGGCTTTGCCTATCGCCGCAAATACGAGGctttcctgcagag GTACAAGTCACTGTGCCCAGAGACATGGCCCATATGGGCAGGACGGCCCCAGGATGGGGTGGCTGTGCTGGTCAGACACCTCGGCTACAAGCCGGAAGAGTACAAGATGGGCAG GACCAAGATCTTCATCCGCTTCCCCAAGACCCTGTTTGCCACAGAGGACGCCTTGGAGGTCCGGCGGCAGAGCCTGG CCACGAAGATCCAGGCCACCTGGAGGGGCTTTCACTGGCGGCAGAAATTCCTCCGGGTGAAGCGATCAG CCATCTGCATCCAGTCGTGGTGGCGAGGAACCCTGGGCCGGAGGAAGGCAGCCAAGAGGAAGTGGGCAGCACAGACCATCCGGCG GCTCATCCGCGGCTTCATTCTGCGCCACGCACCCCGTTGCCCCGAGAATGCCTTCTTCCTGGATCACGTGCGCACCTCTTTTTTGCTCAACTTGCGGCGGCAGCTGCCCCGGAATATCCTGGACACTTCCTGGCCCACGCCGCCACCTGCCCTGCGTGAG GCCTCGGAACTGCTGCGGGAGCTGTGCCGGAAGAATATGGTGTGGAAGTACTGCCGGAGCATCAGCCCTGAGTGGAAGCAGCAG CTGCAGCAGAAAGCCGTGGCTAGTGAGATCTTCAAGGGCAAGAAGGACAATTACCCCCAGAGTGTCCCCAGGCTCTTCATCAGCACACGGCTTG GCGCAGATGAGATCAGCCCCAAAGTGCTGCAGGCCCTGGGCTCTGAGCCCATCCAG TACGCGGTGCCTGTCGTGAAATATGACCGCAAGGGCTACAAGCCCCGCTCGCGGCAGCTGCTGCTGACGCCCAATGCCGTGGTCATTGTGGAGGATGCCAAAGTCAAGCAGAGGATTGAGTACGCCAACCTGACCG GAATCTCCGTCAGCAGCCTGAGCGACAGCCTCTTTGTGCTCCACGTGCAGCGTGAGGACAATAAGCAGAAG GGGGACGTGGTGCTGCAGAGTGACCATGTGATTGAGACACTGACCAAGACAGCCCTCAGCGCCGACCGCGTGAATAACATCAACATCAACCAGGGCAG CATCACGTTCGCAGGGGGTCCCGGCAGGGATGGCATCATCGACTTCACGACCGGCTCAGAGCTGCTCGTCACCAAGGCCAAGAACGGGCACCTggctgtg GTGGCCCCACGGCTGAACTCTCGGTGA